One segment of Carya illinoinensis cultivar Pawnee chromosome 1, C.illinoinensisPawnee_v1, whole genome shotgun sequence DNA contains the following:
- the LOC122279956 gene encoding GDSL esterase/lipase 1-like, translating to MADLGHLFCVLVSLLHPVSCNGQPKAQGEHKTLFVLGDSLFDPGNNQYLNDSVEGGALPWPYGETYFGHSTGRLSDGRLVPDFVAQFAKLPILPPYLQPITHRFTDGANFASAGGGVLVQTHPGTISLPMQLSYFKAVVKSLRQKLGDVEAKKLLMKAVYLFSIGGNDYFSFYTQYPNATQPYRRQYVGMVIGNLTSVLKEIYGLGGRKIAFQNAGPLGCLPAMKARDPQLGSECAEEPLALARLHNRALANVLKKLENKLPGFKYSIFDYYSALGDRVQNPSKYGFKNGKAACCGSGAYRGQNCGGGRNGTEPYELCSNPSEYVWFDGGHTTERANRQLAELIWSGGPRFTGPYNVKQLFEHP from the exons ATGGCGGATCTGGGCCACCTTTTCTGCGTTTTAGTGAGCCTTCTCCACCCAGTCAGCTGCAATGGTCAGCCCAAAGCACAGGGAGAGCACAAGACGTTGTTTGTGTTGGGAGACTCCCTTTTTGATCCAGGCAACAACCAGTACCTCAATGATAGCGTAGAAGGGGGAGCACTTCCATGGCCATATGGGGAAACCTATTTCGGCCATTCCACTGGGAGACTCTCCGATGGCCGTCTAGTTCCCGATTTCGTTG CTCAGTTCGCGAAGTTGCCTATACTTCCACCGTACCTGCAACCAATCACACATCGATTCACGGATGGGGCCAACTTTGCTTCAGCTGGAGGAGGTGTTCTCGTTCAAACCCACCCTGGAACG ATAAGTCTCCCAATGCAGCTAAGCTATTTCAAGGCTGTGGTGAAGTCATTGAGGCAAAAACTGGGTGATGTAGAAGCCAAGAAGTTGCTGATGAAAGCTGTATACTTGTTTAGCATTGGAGGGAACGATTACTTTAGCTTTTACACACAGTACCCAAATGCTACTCAGCCGTATCGAAGACAATATGTGGGTATGGTGATCGGCAACCTGACTAGTGTTCTCAAA GAAATATATGGTTTAGGAGGAAGAAAAATCGCATTTCAGAATGCAGGGCCTTTGGGTTGCCTACCAGCCATGAAGGCTAGGGATCCCCAACTTGGTAGTGAATGTGCTGAAGAACCCTTGGCTCTAGCGAGGCTGCACAACAGAGCTCTAGCCAATGTTCTTAAAAAGCTAGAGAACAAATTACCGGGATTCAAATATTCAATATTTGATTACTACAGTGCCCTTGGAGACAGGGTGCAAAACCCTTCAAAATATG GATTCAAGAATGGAAAGGCTGCGTGTTGTGGCAGTGGAGCGTACAGGGGACAGAATTGTGGAGGAGGAAGAAATGGAACAGAACCATACGAATTATGCAGCAATCCTAGCGAGTATGTGTGGTTTGATGGTGGCCATACCACTGAAAGAGCTAACCGACAGTTAGCAGAGCTGATATGGAGTGGAGGACCACGTTTCACAGGGCCGTACAATGTGAAACAGCTATTCGAGCATCCATGA